A window of the Brassica napus cultivar Da-Ae chromosome A2, Da-Ae, whole genome shotgun sequence genome harbors these coding sequences:
- the LOC106401288 gene encoding protein VAC14 homolog, with protein MSDALSAIPAAVHRNLSDKLYEKRKNAALDLENAVKALITSGDHDKISKVINLLIKDFAKSPQANHRKGGLIGLAAVTVGLSSEAAQYLEQIVPPVIRAFFDQDSRVRYYACEALYNIAKVVRGEFIFFFNDIFDALCKLSADSDANVQSAAHLLDRLVKDIVTESDQFSIEEFIPLLKERMNVLNPYVRQFLVGWITVLDSVPDIDMLGFLPDFLDGLFNMLSDSSHEIRQQADSALSEFLQEIKNSPSVDYGRMAEILVQRASSPDEFTRLTAITWINEFVKLGGDQLVRYYADILGAILPCISDKEEKIRVVARETNEELRSIHVEPSDGFDVGAILSVARRQLSSDHEATRIEALNWISTLLNKHRTEVLCFLNDIFDTLLKALSDSSDDVVLLVLEVHAGVAKDPQYFRQLIVFLVHNFRADNSLLERRGAIIVRRLCVLLDAERVYRELSTILEGEDNLDFASTMVQALNLILLTSPELAKLRNLLKGSLVSREGKELFVALYASWCHSPMAIISLCLLAQAYQHASVVIQSLVEEDINVKFLVQLDKLIRLLETPIFTYLRLQLLEPGRYTWLLKTLYGLLMLLPQQSAAFKILRTRLKTVPTYSFSGGGQISRASSGVPFSQYIHHREDGGAEDNNINNSHQGINFAARLQQFENVQNQHRGQTRNKVNYSYNTSSSSASKEVRRSEEQQQQQHHKPPPSSTSLSVADNNRPPSISSRKAPGQLQL; from the exons ATGTCAGACGCTCTTTCAGCGATTCCGGCCGCTGTTCACCGCAATCTCTCCGATAAACTCTACGAGAAGCGCAAAAACGCCGCTCTTGAT CTTGAGAACGCTGTGAAGGCTTTAATTACTTCGGGTGACCATGACAAGATCTCCAAAGTCATCAACCTGTTGATTAAGGACTTTGCTAAATCCCCTCAAGCCAATCATCGAAAG GGTGGACTAATTGGCTTAGCTGCTGTAACTGTTGGTTTGTCTTCAGAAGCTGCTCAATATCTTGAg CAAATAGTGCCACCTGTGATTCGCGCCTTTTTTGATCAAGATAGCCGAGTTCGCTACTATGCATGCGAAGCTCTATACAACATTGCAAAG GTTGTGAGAGGGGagttcatttttttcttcaatgaTATTTTCGATGCTTTATGCAAACTCTCAGCTGATTCTGATGCCAATGTCCAAAGTGCTGCTCATCTTTTAGACCGCCTTGTTAAG GATATTGTGACGGAAAGTGATCAGTTCAG TATTGAGGAATTCATACCTCTGTTAAAAGAACGCATGAACGTTTTAAACCCTTATGTTCGACAATTTCTGGTAGGATGGATCACTGTTCTTGACAGTGTTCCCGATATTGATATGCTCGGCTTTCTGCCAGACTTTCTTGATG GGTTATTCAATATGTTGAGCGACTCTAGTCATGAAATACGACAGCAGGCTGATTCGGCTCTTTCAGAGTTTCTTCAAGAGATAAAGAATTCGCCA TCTGTAGATTATGGTCGCATGGCTGAAATACTGGTGCAGAGGGCTTCTTCTCCTGATGAATTCACTCGGTTAACAGCCATCACGtgg ATAAACGAGTTTGTAAAACTCGGGGGTGACCAGCTCGTGCGTTACTATGCTGATATTCTTGGAGCTATCTTACCTTGCATATctgacaaagaagaaaaaatcagGGTG GTTGCTCGTGAAACTAATGAAGAACTTCGTTCAATCCATGTTGAACCCTCCGATGGGTTTGATGTTGGTGCAATTCTCTCTGTAGCAAGGAG GCAGCTATCAAGCGATCATGAGGCTACTCGAATTGAAGCATTGAATTGGATATCAACACTTTTAAACAAGCATCGTACTGAG GTTTTGTGCTTCCTAAATGACATATTTGACACACTACTAAAAGCACTGTCTGATTCTTCTGATGAC gTGGTACTCTTGGTTCTGGAGGTTCATGCTGGTGTAGCAAAAGATCCACAGTACTTTCGCCAGCTCATTGTCTTTCTAGTCCACAATTTTCGAGCTGATAATTCTCTATTGGAAAG GCGTGGTGCTATTATTGTCCGGAGATTGTGTGTACTTTTGGATGCTGAAAGAGTTTATCGAGAGCTCTCAACTATACTCGAGGGAGAGGATAATCTTGATTTTGCTTCAACCATGGTTCAG GCGTTGAATTTGATTTTGCTTACATCCCCGGAGTTGGCAAAACTAAGAAATCTATTAAAAGGTTCGCTCGTCAGTCGCGAAGGGAAAGAACTTTTTGTTGCATTGTACGCATCATGGTGCCACTCACCTATGGCGATTATAAGTCTCTGCTTATTAGCTCAG GCTTACCAGCACGCGAGTGTTGTGATTCAATCATTGGTAGAAGAAGACATAAACGTCAAGTTTCTCGTACAGCTCGATAAATTGATCCGGCTTCTCGAAACTCCAATCTTTACTTACCTTAGATTGCAG CTTCTGGAACCAGGAAGATACACATGGTTGCTGAAAACACTTTACGGTCTTCTAATGTTACTTCCACAg CAAAGTGCGGCGTTTAAGATACTTCGGACAAGGCTCAAAACTGTCCCAACATACTCATTCAGTGGCGGAGGCCAAATAAGCAGAGCATCTTCAGGAGTTCCTTTCTCGCAGTATATTCATCACCGCGAGGACGGTGGCGCGGAAGACAATAACATCAACAATTCTCACCAAGGAATCAATTTTGCTGCACGGCTGCAACAGTTTGAGAACGTACAGAATCAGCATCGTGGCCAGACAAGGAATAAAGTGAACTACTCGTATaacacttcatcttcttctgcatCAAAG GAGGTGAGGAGATCTGAAgaacaacagcaacaacaacaccatAAACCGCCACCTTCCTCGACATCATTATCAGTTGCAGACAACAATCGACCTCCATCAATATCCTCAAGGAAAGCCCCGGGTCAATTACAGCTTTAG